The Paenibacillus sp. YPG26 genome includes a window with the following:
- a CDS encoding flagellar protein FliT — protein sequence MDKLIEELKSLTESIVARLQFTSYEELEDFVAERQRIIDELNRLKDSTPFNSFEREQLEEILRADSVILMRMEVLKNEASDWLQQRGQAKVQRNAYETAYTPDSILMDRRK from the coding sequence ATGGATAAATTGATTGAGGAACTCAAGTCGTTGACAGAATCGATTGTGGCACGTCTTCAGTTCACATCCTATGAGGAATTAGAAGACTTCGTTGCAGAACGTCAGCGAATCATTGACGAGCTGAACAGGTTGAAAGATTCAACCCCGTTTAATTCATTTGAGCGTGAGCAGCTCGAAGAAATTCTGAGGGCTGACTCCGTTATATTAATGCGGATGGAAGTATTGAAGAATGAAGCTTCAGACTGGCTGCAGCAGCGCGGACAGGCTAAGGTGCAGCGGAATGCATACGAGACGGCCTACACCCCAGACAGCATACTAATGGATCGCAGAAAATGA
- a CDS encoding YitT family protein, with product MPPKGRKRRMNEIFPVGGPARLVLDSLMIVIGSFITALAFNMFLLPSHIASGGVSGLSIVANSLFGIEPAYVQWALNIPLFAAGFLLLGRNYAIRSLLGTIVLPLFVYLTKDWIVPTTDPLLSSLYGGIGVGLGLGIVFRGRGSTGGLSTLAQIIQKYSGFSLSTCVVMMDGLVIVLAGIVLSPEKALYALIGLYITGKIIDAVELGLNYTKVAYIIAEKTEEISEAVLVHLDRGLTKLSARGGYTGDDRPVLMVVVGQSEVTRLKTLVQQLEPTAFVIITNAHEVLGEGFKRQA from the coding sequence ATGCCCCCAAAAGGCCGTAAACGCAGAATGAATGAAATATTTCCCGTAGGTGGTCCAGCCAGGCTTGTACTGGATAGTCTGATGATTGTAATTGGATCTTTTATCACGGCTCTTGCTTTCAATATGTTCTTGCTGCCGAGTCATATCGCATCAGGAGGAGTATCAGGACTCTCAATTGTAGCGAACTCCCTGTTCGGGATTGAGCCTGCCTATGTGCAGTGGGCGCTGAACATTCCCTTGTTCGCTGCAGGCTTTCTGCTGCTAGGCCGGAATTATGCGATTCGTTCCCTGCTTGGAACGATCGTGCTGCCGCTGTTCGTCTATTTGACCAAGGATTGGATCGTGCCTACCACAGATCCGCTGCTCTCCTCTCTTTACGGAGGTATTGGGGTTGGTCTGGGACTGGGAATCGTGTTCCGCGGACGCGGTTCAACGGGCGGCCTGTCTACCCTGGCTCAGATTATTCAGAAATACAGCGGCTTTAGCCTGTCTACATGCGTCGTGATGATGGATGGACTTGTCATCGTGCTGGCCGGTATTGTACTATCTCCCGAAAAGGCACTTTATGCTCTTATCGGCCTCTATATCACAGGCAAAATTATAGACGCGGTGGAGCTCGGACTGAATTATACCAAGGTGGCTTATATTATCGCTGAGAAGACAGAGGAAATATCGGAGGCCGTGCTGGTCCACCTGGATCGGGGACTAACGAAGCTTAGCGCCAGGGGCGGATATACGGGCGATGACAGACCTGTATTGATGGTTGTCGTGGGCCAAAGTGAGGTTACCCGCCTGAAGACGCTGGTTCAGCAGCTTGAACCAACCGCCTTTGTGATTATCACGAATGCGCATGAAGTGCTTGGAGAAGGCTTTAAGAGACAAGCCTAG
- the secA gene encoding preprotein translocase subunit SecA gives MLGLVKKIFGDTNERDVKRLMKTVDIINTLEPEFEKLSDEQLQHKTVEFRERLEKGEDIDDLLPEAFATVREASKRVLGKRHYDVQLVGGIALHEGRIAEMKTGEGKTLVGTLPVYLNALLGKGVHVVTVNDYLAQRDSAEMGQIYNFLGMTVGVNLNGMEHEEKQAAYACDITYGTNNEFGFDYLRDNMVLYKEQMVQRPLYFCIIDEVDSILVDEARTPLIISGQAQKSTELYYAADRFVKRLEAEEDYNVDIKVKAVSLTEKGVAKAEKAFGIENLYDHAHVTLNHHIVQALKANAIMRRDVDYVVTEDEVVIVDEFTGRLMAGRRYSDGLHQAIEAKEGIEVQNESMTLATITFQNYFRMYRKLGGMTGTAKTEEEEFKKIYGLEVLQVPTNRPNRRVDNPDIVYKSEAGKFKAVVEEIVSRHATNQPVLVGTVSIENSELLHEMLKRKGVPHKVLNAKYHAEEAEIISRAGEPGSVTIATNMAGRGTDIILGNGVSEIGGLHIIGTERHESRRIDNQLRGRAGRQGDPGSTQFYLSLGDDLMKRFGADNVLAMMDRLGFDEDSPIESKMITRAIESAQKRVEGNNFDVRKVVLQYDDVMNQQREIIYKQRREILESENIKDVVLEMIKPVIERIVMAHCSDDIPENWELEEVAEYINSKLLDEGQLTKDELWGKEAEEIIEYILGKVVEKYNAREEHIGVEMIREFEKVIVLRAVDSKWMDHIDAMDQLRQGIHLRAYGGTDPLREYQFEGFEMFNEMTASIQEEVATYIMKAQIETNQERQTVVDENQISTNGEPAEKRPVQRGEQIGRNDDCPCGSGKKYKHCHGQNA, from the coding sequence ATGCTAGGACTAGTGAAAAAGATATTTGGCGATACGAATGAACGTGATGTCAAACGTCTTATGAAGACAGTCGACATTATTAATACATTGGAACCTGAATTTGAGAAGCTCTCGGACGAGCAGCTTCAACATAAGACGGTAGAATTTAGAGAGAGACTCGAGAAGGGCGAGGATATCGACGATCTTCTTCCTGAAGCCTTCGCCACGGTACGTGAGGCCTCCAAGCGTGTGCTGGGCAAGCGTCATTATGACGTCCAGCTTGTTGGCGGTATCGCGCTGCACGAAGGGCGTATTGCGGAGATGAAAACCGGGGAAGGGAAAACACTGGTCGGAACCCTGCCGGTTTATTTAAATGCACTTTTGGGCAAAGGCGTTCACGTAGTTACGGTGAATGATTATTTGGCACAGCGTGACAGCGCGGAGATGGGTCAAATCTATAATTTCCTGGGTATGACCGTAGGGGTCAACCTGAACGGGATGGAACATGAAGAGAAGCAGGCGGCTTATGCCTGCGATATTACGTACGGAACGAACAATGAATTCGGGTTCGACTATTTGCGTGACAATATGGTCCTCTACAAAGAGCAGATGGTTCAGCGTCCGCTCTATTTCTGCATTATTGACGAGGTAGACTCCATTCTTGTCGACGAGGCCCGTACACCGCTGATTATTTCCGGACAAGCCCAGAAATCGACTGAATTGTACTATGCGGCTGACCGCTTCGTGAAGCGTCTGGAAGCGGAAGAGGACTACAATGTGGACATTAAGGTGAAGGCCGTATCTCTTACCGAGAAGGGTGTAGCCAAAGCCGAGAAAGCCTTCGGTATCGAGAATCTGTATGACCACGCTCACGTAACGCTTAACCATCATATTGTACAAGCGCTCAAAGCCAATGCCATTATGCGTCGTGATGTGGATTATGTGGTGACTGAAGATGAAGTCGTGATCGTAGATGAATTCACAGGTCGTCTGATGGCGGGACGCCGTTACAGCGATGGCCTCCACCAGGCGATTGAAGCCAAGGAAGGCATCGAGGTTCAGAACGAGAGTATGACGCTGGCGACGATTACGTTCCAGAACTATTTCCGTATGTATCGCAAGCTCGGCGGTATGACCGGTACAGCGAAGACCGAGGAAGAGGAATTCAAGAAGATCTATGGTCTTGAGGTTCTTCAGGTTCCTACGAACCGTCCGAACCGCCGCGTGGATAACCCCGATATCGTGTACAAGAGTGAAGCTGGCAAGTTCAAGGCTGTAGTGGAGGAGATTGTGAGCCGCCATGCCACCAATCAGCCGGTCCTTGTCGGTACGGTGTCCATTGAGAACTCCGAGCTTCTTCATGAAATGCTGAAGCGCAAAGGCGTTCCGCACAAGGTGCTGAATGCGAAATACCACGCGGAGGAAGCCGAGATTATCTCCCGTGCGGGTGAGCCGGGCTCCGTCACGATTGCGACCAACATGGCTGGGCGGGGTACCGACATCATCTTGGGTAATGGCGTATCTGAAATCGGCGGTCTGCACATCATTGGTACAGAGCGTCACGAGTCCCGCCGGATTGATAATCAGCTGCGCGGACGTGCCGGACGTCAGGGCGACCCGGGTTCTACCCAGTTCTATCTGTCCCTTGGCGATGATCTGATGAAACGGTTCGGGGCAGACAACGTGCTGGCGATGATGGACCGCCTTGGCTTTGACGAGGATTCACCGATCGAGAGCAAGATGATCACACGTGCCATTGAGTCCGCCCAGAAACGGGTAGAGGGCAATAACTTTGACGTGCGTAAAGTCGTGCTTCAATATGATGACGTCATGAATCAGCAGCGGGAGATTATCTACAAGCAGCGCCGCGAGATTCTCGAATCGGAGAACATCAAGGATGTTGTACTTGAGATGATTAAGCCGGTAATTGAACGGATCGTCATGGCGCACTGCAGTGATGATATTCCTGAGAACTGGGAGCTCGAGGAAGTAGCGGAGTATATCAACAGCAAGCTGCTTGATGAAGGCCAATTGACCAAGGATGAGCTGTGGGGCAAGGAAGCCGAAGAGATCATTGAGTATATCTTGGGCAAGGTAGTTGAGAAGTACAATGCCCGTGAAGAGCATATCGGCGTTGAGATGATCCGTGAGTTCGAGAAGGTAATCGTGCTTCGAGCTGTTGACAGCAAGTGGATGGATCACATTGATGCCATGGATCAGCTGCGTCAGGGGATTCACCTCCGTGCTTACGGCGGTACAGATCCGCTGCGTGAGTACCAATTCGAAGGCTTCGAGATGTTCAATGAGATGACGGCGAGTATCCAAGAGGAAGTCGCAACATATATTATGAAAGCACAAATCGAGACGAATCAGGAGCGTCAGACCGTAGTGGATGAGAACCAGATCTCCACTAACGGCGAGCCTGCGGAGAAGCGCCCTGTTCAGCGCGGCGAGCAGATCGGGCGCAACGATGATTGTCCATGCGGCAGCGGCAAGAAATACAAGCACTGCCACGGACAGAACGCGTAA
- the fliS gene encoding flagellar export chaperone FliS: protein MITSPYEKYRQSSVQTSTPGQLLLMLFDGAIRFIRSGMDGLNNQDISKANLNLGKAQTIISELIVTLDHSYEVSQGLASLYEYTNYLLIQANVKKSAAPAEEALEYLTGLRETFAQAVKMTAGSQELQHG, encoded by the coding sequence ATGATTACATCTCCTTATGAAAAATACCGTCAGTCATCCGTCCAAACATCTACACCAGGTCAGCTGCTCTTAATGTTATTTGATGGAGCTATCCGGTTCATTAGGTCCGGTATGGATGGGTTGAACAATCAGGATATCTCGAAAGCCAACCTTAACCTGGGCAAAGCACAAACAATTATAAGCGAGTTAATCGTAACACTGGATCATTCCTATGAAGTATCTCAAGGGCTAGCTTCTCTTTACGAATATACGAACTACCTTCTAATTCAGGCGAATGTGAAGAAAAGTGCTGCGCCTGCGGAGGAAGCGCTGGAATATTTAACTGGGCTTAGAGAGACTTTTGCTCAAGCAGTTAAAATGACTGCAGGCAGTCAAGAGCTCCAGCATGGATAA
- a CDS encoding M3 family oligoendopeptidase has translation MMKFNEYPYSRPDIKDVERQFRDLLEQFNEAASFEEQDQAFERINKLRSEFETLGTIVSVRHSIDTTDEFYKAEQDYMDEVGPLYQEYVTNYYTAVVQSIFRAELEQKWGRQLFSLMDVSLKTFKPEIIEDLQQENKLTTQYSQLIASAKIPFEGEERTLSQLRPFEMSTDRGLRQRAAEARYAFMSEHEEELDRIYDELVKVRTRIAGALGYENFIQLAYDRLNRTDYNAQMVANFRDQVKEFIVPAAQRLKERQRARIGVDQLTYYDEEFSFASGNAEPKGDPDWIVQNGAKMYAELSPETDEFFTFMQDHGLMDLVAKKGKQGGGYCTYLSEYEAPFIFSNFNGTSDDIDVLTHEVGHAFQVFQSRQYKVPEYSFPTLEAAEIHSMSMEFLTWPWMELFFKEDTEKYKFNHLSSALLFIPYGVAVDEFQHYVYGNPEATPQERKLAWREIEKKYLPHRDYAGNAYLEQGGFWHKQGHIFSSPFYYIDYTLAQLCAFQFWKKSQEDREAAWTAYLELCRQGGSKSFTELVQAAGLISPFEQGSVASVINEIEHWLGQVDDKKL, from the coding sequence ATGATGAAATTCAATGAATACCCGTATTCCAGACCCGACATCAAGGATGTCGAGCGTCAGTTCAGGGATTTGCTAGAGCAGTTCAACGAGGCGGCTAGCTTTGAGGAGCAGGATCAAGCTTTTGAGCGAATCAACAAGCTGCGCAGTGAATTTGAAACCCTGGGTACCATTGTAAGTGTGCGTCACTCGATAGATACAACCGATGAATTTTACAAGGCCGAGCAGGATTATATGGATGAAGTGGGGCCCCTCTATCAGGAGTATGTGACCAATTATTATACAGCCGTTGTGCAGTCTATATTCCGGGCTGAGCTTGAGCAGAAATGGGGCCGCCAGCTGTTCAGTCTGATGGATGTGTCCCTCAAGACCTTCAAGCCCGAGATTATTGAGGATCTTCAGCAGGAGAACAAGCTTACCACCCAGTATAGTCAGCTGATCGCGTCCGCGAAGATTCCTTTTGAAGGAGAAGAGAGAACCCTTTCTCAGCTGCGTCCGTTCGAAATGTCCACAGACCGCGGGTTAAGACAGCGTGCGGCTGAAGCGCGGTATGCTTTTATGAGCGAGCATGAGGAAGAGCTTGACCGGATCTACGATGAACTAGTCAAGGTACGGACCCGGATCGCGGGGGCGCTTGGCTATGAGAATTTCATCCAGCTGGCTTATGACCGGCTTAACCGCACGGATTACAATGCCCAGATGGTGGCTAACTTCCGGGATCAGGTGAAGGAGTTCATTGTGCCTGCAGCCCAGAGGCTGAAGGAGCGTCAACGGGCCAGAATCGGTGTGGATCAGCTGACCTATTACGATGAAGAGTTCAGCTTCGCTTCCGGCAATGCCGAGCCTAAGGGTGATCCCGACTGGATCGTTCAGAACGGAGCCAAAATGTATGCGGAGCTGTCTCCGGAGACAGATGAGTTCTTCACATTCATGCAGGATCATGGGCTGATGGACCTTGTCGCCAAGAAAGGCAAGCAGGGCGGTGGCTACTGTACATATCTTAGCGAATACGAAGCGCCGTTCATTTTCTCGAACTTCAATGGCACGTCCGACGATATTGATGTGCTGACCCATGAGGTGGGTCACGCGTTCCAGGTGTTCCAGAGCCGTCAATACAAAGTGCCTGAGTACAGCTTCCCGACACTCGAAGCAGCCGAAATTCATTCCATGAGCATGGAGTTCCTGACCTGGCCATGGATGGAGCTGTTCTTCAAGGAAGATACCGAGAAGTATAAGTTCAATCACCTGTCCTCGGCGCTCCTCTTCATTCCGTATGGTGTTGCTGTCGATGAGTTCCAGCACTATGTCTATGGGAATCCAGAAGCTACGCCGCAGGAACGCAAGCTGGCTTGGCGCGAGATTGAGAAGAAGTATCTGCCTCATCGTGACTATGCGGGCAATGCCTATCTGGAGCAAGGCGGATTCTGGCACAAGCAAGGACATATCTTCAGCTCACCGTTCTATTACATTGACTACACCTTGGCGCAGTTGTGCGCATTCCAGTTCTGGAAGAAGTCGCAGGAAGACCGCGAGGCGGCCTGGACTGCTTATCTCGAGCTCTGCCGTCAGGGAGGAAGCAAGTCGTTCACAGAGCTCGTACAGGCTGCGGGGCTGATTTCTCCATTTGAGCAGGGAAGTGTGGCTTCTGTCATTAACGAGATTGAGCATTGGCTGGGTCAGGTAGATGATAAGAAGCTGTAA
- the raiA gene encoding ribosome-associated translation inhibitor RaiA translates to MNYSIRGQQIEVTDALYDYVDKKLSRLEKYFDTPPTSEGHVTLNVIRGLHTVEVTIPLTGVVLRAEDKSDDMYASIDEVVDKLERQIRKHKTKVNRKFRQEGSLKTLFVEEPVDGPMLASDDEDALTDDELEVVRTKRFTFKPMDVEEAILQMNLVGHDFFVFSNVDTREINVVYKRTDGKYGLIEHA, encoded by the coding sequence ATGAATTACAGTATTCGAGGACAACAGATTGAAGTGACTGACGCCTTGTATGATTACGTAGACAAGAAACTCAGCCGGCTAGAGAAGTACTTTGATACACCTCCCACCTCAGAAGGACATGTAACGCTGAATGTCATCCGAGGATTGCACACAGTGGAAGTTACCATTCCATTAACCGGTGTAGTGCTCCGGGCAGAGGATAAGAGCGATGATATGTACGCATCCATTGACGAGGTAGTGGACAAGCTCGAACGCCAGATTCGTAAGCACAAGACCAAGGTGAACCGCAAATTCCGTCAGGAAGGCAGCTTGAAGACGTTATTCGTTGAAGAGCCTGTTGATGGACCTATGCTTGCAAGCGATGATGAAGATGCGCTAACCGATGATGAACTCGAGGTTGTTCGTACCAAGCGCTTTACTTTTAAGCCTATGGACGTGGAAGAGGCCATACTTCAGATGAATTTGGTCGGGCATGATTTCTTTGTATTCTCCAACGTGGATACCCGAGAGATTAATGTCGTCTACAAGCGTACCGATGGGAAATACGGGCTAATTGAACACGCTTGA
- a CDS encoding SHOCT domain-containing protein encodes MKKTTISTKTLAAGVLALSLTLGGGVLAVQHTSAASAKTSSSTTQAQRAGHDRGDRHMGFGKIEEQLLAYLKLDETTFREKQKTQTLAEIASAQGIARADLKAKLVSLLEVEQKADSTSTSAKVDKDGKALDASAFADKLLDSKPGNGFGGKEHGPLGFVKNNEELAKLFGITADELNTQLRSGKTLAAIAGEHNVTVQAVIDLEVSSLSADLESRLDAGEITQADYNTQKAKLTDMATQIVNGQFPAPGEGRGHGGGHFGKFDEVAKLLGITEDALRTELQAGTTLAAVAAEHNVTAQQVIDLLVKDRTAKLAEELAAGTITQTEYDKLKAGLTESVTKQVNSTLPKSGDFKGGRGWNKDKKSPTSTSSSTASAAK; translated from the coding sequence ATGAAAAAGACAACAATTTCAACAAAAACTTTAGCAGCCGGTGTATTGGCCCTCTCTTTAACTCTTGGTGGAGGAGTCCTGGCAGTTCAGCACACCAGCGCAGCTTCAGCCAAGACTTCATCCTCAACAACGCAAGCCCAGAGAGCGGGACATGACCGGGGAGACAGACACATGGGCTTTGGCAAAATAGAAGAACAGCTGCTTGCTTACTTGAAGCTGGATGAGACAACGTTCAGAGAGAAGCAGAAGACCCAGACACTTGCTGAGATCGCAAGCGCCCAAGGGATTGCACGCGCAGACCTGAAGGCGAAGCTGGTAAGCTTACTTGAAGTGGAGCAGAAAGCTGACTCGACATCCACATCTGCTAAGGTGGACAAAGATGGAAAGGCCTTGGATGCCTCGGCCTTTGCGGACAAGCTGCTAGATTCCAAGCCGGGTAACGGGTTCGGAGGCAAAGAGCACGGGCCGCTCGGATTCGTGAAGAACAATGAGGAGCTTGCGAAGCTGTTCGGCATCACAGCCGATGAACTGAACACTCAATTGAGATCAGGCAAGACGCTGGCGGCAATTGCGGGTGAACATAACGTAACCGTCCAGGCGGTGATTGATCTGGAGGTATCAAGCCTGAGCGCTGACCTTGAGAGCAGATTAGATGCCGGTGAGATTACCCAAGCTGACTATAATACTCAGAAGGCCAAGCTGACAGACATGGCGACCCAAATCGTGAATGGCCAATTCCCTGCTCCAGGTGAGGGAAGAGGGCATGGCGGCGGGCATTTCGGTAAATTTGATGAGGTAGCCAAGCTGCTTGGGATCACGGAGGATGCGCTTCGTACTGAGCTGCAAGCTGGCACAACCTTGGCAGCCGTAGCAGCAGAGCATAATGTCACCGCACAGCAGGTCATTGATCTTCTGGTTAAGGATCGTACCGCCAAGCTGGCTGAGGAACTCGCGGCTGGTACAATCACTCAGACTGAATACGATAAGCTCAAAGCGGGCCTAACCGAATCTGTGACCAAGCAAGTGAACAGCACTCTGCCTAAGAGTGGGGATTTCAAGGGGGGACGCGGCTGGAATAAGGATAAGAAGAGTCCAACTTCAACCTCAAGTTCAACCGCTTCTGCGGCCAAATAA
- a CDS encoding cold shock domain-containing protein: MQGKVKWFNAEKGYGFIETEDGGDVFVHFSAIQTEGFKTLEEGQSVEFDIVEGARGPQAANVIKL, translated from the coding sequence ATGCAAGGTAAAGTTAAATGGTTCAACGCTGAGAAGGGTTACGGTTTCATCGAGACTGAAGATGGAGGCGACGTATTCGTTCACTTCTCCGCGATTCAAACCGAAGGCTTCAAGACTCTTGAAGAAGGACAATCCGTAGAATTCGATATCGTCGAAGGTGCTCGCGGACCTCAAGCCGCTAACGTAATCAAGCTATAA
- the prfB gene encoding peptide chain release factor 2 (programmed frameshift), which yields MIDPSIKQDLREIAKKLSNLRGSLDLDLKQEMIANFEEKMAAPDFWDDNESAQKVIADMNAVKSSVDQYQKLQSENDDIVVMIELAEEEGDAELLSEVAGSVESLLKRLEEFELQLLLNQPYDKLNAILELHPGAGGTESQDWGQMLLRMYTRWAEKRGFKVEVLDYLPGDEAGIKSVTLLIKGYNAYGYLKTEKGVHRLVRISPFDSSGRRHTSFVSCDVVPEITEDVDVEIRTEDLKVDTYRASGAGGQHINTTDSAVRITHIPTGVVVTCQNERSQIKNRERAMTMLRSKLYERKLEEQQKELDEIRGEQSDIAWGSQIRSYVFHPYSMVKDHRTSVETGNTGAVMDGELDAFIDGYLRSQIKTEAEQA from the exons ATGATCGATCCAAGTATCAAGCAGGATCTGCGTGAAATAGCCAAGAAATTATCCAACCTTAGGGGGTCTCTT GACTTAGATCTGAAGCAGGAGATGATTGCGAACTTTGAGGAAAAGATGGCTGCGCCCGATTTCTGGGATGACAACGAGTCCGCCCAAAAAGTAATTGCAGACATGAATGCCGTCAAATCTTCCGTCGATCAGTATCAGAAGCTGCAGTCCGAGAATGACGACATTGTCGTCATGATCGAGCTGGCAGAAGAAGAAGGAGACGCGGAGCTGCTCTCAGAGGTTGCCGGGTCTGTGGAGTCGCTGCTGAAGCGTCTCGAGGAGTTCGAGCTTCAGCTGCTCCTCAATCAGCCTTATGACAAGCTCAATGCGATTCTTGAGCTGCATCCGGGTGCTGGTGGAACGGAGTCTCAGGACTGGGGTCAAATGCTGCTCCGGATGTATACAAGATGGGCGGAGAAACGCGGCTTCAAGGTGGAAGTACTCGATTATCTTCCCGGGGATGAAGCGGGGATCAAGAGTGTGACGCTGCTGATCAAGGGATATAACGCCTACGGCTACTTGAAGACAGAGAAAGGGGTTCACCGGTTAGTCCGGATCTCCCCGTTCGACTCTTCCGGCCGCCGTCATACTTCCTTCGTGTCCTGCGATGTCGTGCCTGAGATTACGGAAGATGTGGACGTGGAGATCCGTACGGAGGATCTGAAGGTTGACACCTACCGGGCCAGCGGTGCCGGGGGGCAGCACATTAACACCACGGACTCGGCTGTCCGGATTACCCATATTCCAACCGGCGTGGTAGTAACCTGTCAGAATGAGCGCTCTCAGATCAAGAACCGGGAGCGGGCTATGACGATGCTTCGATCCAAGCTCTATGAGCGTAAGCTGGAAGAGCAGCAGAAGGAGCTGGATGAAATCCGTGGGGAACAGTCCGATATTGCCTGGGGCAGTCAGATTCGTTCCTATGTCTTCCATCCTTACAGTATGGTTAAGGATCACCGTACCTCCGTGGAGACGGGAAATACAGGTGCGGTGATGGATGGGGAGCTGGATGCCTTTATCGATGGATATCTGCGAAGCCAGATCAAGACAGAGGCGGAGCAAGCCTGA
- a CDS encoding SHOCT domain-containing protein, translating into MNRGKSVKTVAAGVMAFSLALGGGILATGPASAAAGTSKVQVQKATLQQDNKLEGLGRFEKQLLTLLKLDAAALKEKLQTQTLAEIAAEQGITKEALKAKIVSWIAAEQKAQLAKEKEKQKQAEKKKQQELAKQLKNKKLSPKAKQKLEQQFKQEQEQQKKQIQKKEQALKLEAATTADKLMAFTTESKVDSSVQDAPITELQHADEIAKLLNITTDQLCAGLKAGKTLAELAGEYKVEAQAVIDLFIAADVKELDAKLAAGEITQEEYDAQKAAKTEAAAQLVNTKFPGVIEGIEDVEGSGKFGALAKLLGMTESELKAAMKSGKSLADIAESHKVTAQQVVDLLIKDRLAKLDKKLAAREITKEEYDKFKKSLTEYVTAQVKRVPSAKGSKPEDGSKGHGWNFNNSQSSMSQGKNK; encoded by the coding sequence ATGAATAGGGGAAAATCAGTAAAAACAGTAGCAGCCGGAGTTATGGCATTCTCTCTGGCGCTAGGCGGAGGTATTCTGGCGACCGGACCTGCAAGCGCAGCTGCAGGGACAAGCAAGGTGCAAGTACAGAAGGCCACATTACAGCAGGACAACAAGCTTGAGGGCTTGGGCAGATTCGAGAAGCAGCTTCTTACGCTCCTGAAGCTGGATGCGGCAGCGCTTAAGGAGAAGCTGCAGACCCAGACTCTGGCTGAGATTGCTGCGGAGCAGGGCATAACCAAAGAGGCTCTCAAAGCCAAGATCGTAAGCTGGATTGCCGCTGAGCAGAAGGCTCAATTGGCCAAAGAAAAGGAAAAGCAGAAGCAGGCAGAGAAGAAAAAACAGCAGGAGCTTGCGAAGCAGCTGAAGAACAAGAAGTTAAGTCCGAAAGCAAAACAAAAGCTGGAGCAGCAGTTCAAGCAGGAGCAGGAGCAGCAAAAGAAGCAGATCCAAAAGAAGGAACAAGCCCTTAAGCTTGAAGCTGCCACAACAGCAGACAAGCTCATGGCGTTCACTACAGAGAGCAAAGTGGACAGTAGTGTCCAAGACGCTCCGATTACAGAACTCCAGCATGCCGATGAAATCGCTAAGCTATTGAATATAACTACCGATCAGCTCTGTGCAGGGTTGAAGGCCGGCAAGACGCTTGCCGAACTAGCTGGTGAGTACAAGGTTGAAGCTCAGGCTGTCATTGATCTGTTCATCGCAGCCGATGTCAAGGAACTGGATGCCAAGCTGGCAGCTGGTGAGATCACTCAGGAAGAATACGATGCCCAGAAAGCGGCCAAGACTGAGGCGGCTGCACAGCTGGTGAATACTAAGTTCCCAGGTGTCATTGAGGGAATTGAGGATGTTGAAGGCTCAGGAAAGTTCGGCGCCTTGGCCAAGCTGCTGGGAATGACAGAATCAGAGCTTAAGGCAGCCATGAAGTCTGGCAAGAGTCTTGCGGATATTGCGGAGTCTCATAAGGTTACGGCTCAGCAAGTGGTTGATCTTCTGATCAAAGACCGACTTGCGAAGCTGGACAAGAAGCTGGCAGCCCGGGAGATTACGAAGGAAGAGTACGACAAGTTCAAGAAGAGTCTGACCGAGTATGTGACTGCGCAAGTGAAGAGAGTCCCTTCTGCCAAGGGATCGAAGCCGGAGGACGGCAGCAAGGGCCACGGCTGGAATTTCAATAATTCTCAATCGTCAATGAGTCAAGGCAAGAACAAGTAA